A window of Mycolicibacterium fluoranthenivorans contains these coding sequences:
- a CDS encoding YoaK family protein, translated as MSAGGQERSDPGSRTGGQERSDPGIRTGGRERSDPGIDTGVPGVDDTARTRTLWFALLLTVTNGFLDAHTYSVRGHVFANVQTGNVIFFALDISQRHLAAAMAHVWPILAFITGVSVAAHIKSGRAERHLPHPLRWTMGVQVLALVIIGFVPSSVPHSYVTVPISFLAAVQIGLFRNIGDLAYLPVATTGNLMRFVEAGYDGLVDHKPGALKAWGIYAALIGAFAAGAVLGAVLSRAWEVHAIWVAAGILAVTLVLFIVDRDALQ; from the coding sequence ATGTCAGCCGGCGGGCAGGAGCGTAGCGACCCGGGGAGTAGGACCGGCGGGCAGGAGCGTAGCGACCCGGGGATTAGGACCGGCGGGCGGGAGCGTAGCGACCCGGGGATCGACACCGGCGTCCCCGGTGTCGATGACACCGCACGTACCCGCACTCTGTGGTTCGCCCTGCTGCTCACCGTGACCAACGGGTTTCTGGACGCGCACACCTATTCCGTCCGCGGACACGTGTTCGCCAACGTGCAGACCGGCAATGTGATCTTCTTTGCACTCGACATCTCGCAACGGCACCTCGCCGCGGCGATGGCCCACGTGTGGCCGATCCTGGCGTTCATCACCGGAGTGTCGGTGGCGGCACATATCAAGTCCGGCCGCGCTGAACGTCACCTTCCGCATCCGCTGCGTTGGACGATGGGCGTCCAGGTGCTGGCGCTGGTGATCATCGGCTTCGTGCCGTCGTCGGTGCCGCACAGCTATGTCACCGTGCCGATCTCCTTCCTGGCCGCCGTGCAGATCGGGTTGTTCCGCAACATCGGCGACCTGGCCTACCTCCCGGTGGCCACCACCGGCAATCTGATGCGGTTCGTCGAGGCCGGCTATGACGGACTGGTCGACCACAAGCCCGGCGCCCTGAAGGCCTGGGGCATTTACGCGGCGCTGATCGGCGCGTTCGCCGCGGGTGCGGTCCTGGGCGCGGTGCTCAGCCGGGCCTGGGAGGTGCACGCCATCTGGGTGGCCGCCGGGATTCTCGCCGTCACCCTGGTGCTGTTCATTGTCGATCGCGATGCCTTGCAGTGA
- a CDS encoding glycosyltransferase, translated as MRVVQVANFYGPRSGGLRTAVDRLGAEYCAAGHEVFLVVPGSRRDRQVLASGVVRLSLPAALIPFTGGYRAVLPGPVTALLEELAPDALEVSDRLTLRSLGPWGRRHGVATVMISHERLDRLVGQVLPSGAARGVADFANRRTASNYDAVVCTTGFARAEFDRIGARNVLTVPLGVDLEQFHPCRRSAQVRSQWAAPQQTLLVHCGRLSVEKHAHRSIDTLAALCDSGLDARLVVVGEGPLRARLQRQAAGLPVDFTGYIGCRDTVAGILASADVALAPGPHETFGLAALEALACGTPAVVSRTSALAEILTDESGATADNDPHALADAVATVISRPELLRRHSARRRAEQFTWPRSAAGMLDALGAAGG; from the coding sequence ATGCGGGTTGTCCAGGTCGCGAACTTCTATGGTCCACGGTCGGGGGGCCTGCGCACCGCGGTGGACAGGCTCGGCGCCGAATACTGCGCGGCCGGCCACGAGGTCTTCCTCGTCGTCCCGGGTTCGCGCCGCGACCGGCAGGTGCTGGCGTCGGGAGTGGTGCGGCTCTCGCTACCGGCCGCGCTCATTCCCTTCACCGGCGGCTACCGCGCGGTGCTGCCCGGTCCGGTGACCGCACTGTTGGAGGAACTGGCCCCGGATGCGCTGGAGGTGTCCGACCGGCTCACCCTGCGCTCGCTCGGACCGTGGGGTAGGCGGCACGGTGTCGCCACAGTGATGATCTCCCACGAACGGCTCGATCGCCTTGTCGGGCAAGTTCTTCCGAGCGGCGCGGCCCGGGGGGTGGCCGACTTCGCCAACCGTCGCACCGCGTCGAACTACGACGCCGTGGTGTGCACCACCGGATTCGCCCGCGCGGAGTTCGACCGGATCGGCGCCCGCAACGTCCTCACCGTCCCGCTCGGCGTCGACCTCGAGCAGTTCCATCCGTGCCGGCGCAGTGCGCAGGTGCGCAGTCAGTGGGCGGCGCCGCAGCAGACCCTGTTGGTGCACTGCGGCAGGCTGTCGGTGGAGAAGCATGCCCATCGAAGTATCGATACGCTTGCGGCACTGTGTGATTCAGGGCTGGACGCCAGACTGGTGGTGGTGGGCGAGGGTCCGCTGCGAGCCCGGCTGCAACGCCAGGCGGCGGGATTGCCGGTCGATTTCACCGGGTATATCGGTTGTCGGGACACGGTGGCGGGCATCTTGGCGTCCGCCGACGTCGCACTGGCGCCTGGCCCGCACGAGACCTTCGGGCTCGCGGCGCTGGAGGCGTTGGCGTGTGGGACCCCGGCGGTCGTGTCGCGGACGTCGGCACTGGCCGAGATCCTCACCGACGAAAGCGGTGCCACCGCGGACAACGATCCGCATGCCCTCGCCGACGCGGTGGCCACCGTCATCAGCCGCCCGGAACTGCTGCGCCGGCACAGCGCGCGGCGCCGCGCCGAACAGTTCACCTGGCCGCGTTCGGCCGCGGGGATGCTCGACGCGCTGGGCGCGGCCGGCGGGTAG
- a CDS encoding dienelactone hydrolase family protein: protein MTPMQRYIAEEIATDHVDGLMSRREALRRLALLGIGVGAASALIAACSDKKAATPATPAATAGTGTSAAIAPPPGSEHTLPTAPVNWAGPQGELEAAWSEAPEPKGGVLIVHENKGLNDWTRSVAGRFAGSGYSALAIDLLSPQGGTGSFADPAAATAALGKIPAADLVANLKSGVDELARRMPERKLAAVGFCMGGGLVWQLLAGGEPRLAAAVPFYGPAPEGADFDGSKGAAVLGFYGALDDRVNATEPIARAALEKAGMVHELVTEPDANHAFFNDTGERYNAVAAADAWQRVQDWFSKYLT, encoded by the coding sequence GTGACTCCGATGCAGCGATACATCGCCGAAGAGATCGCCACCGACCACGTCGACGGGCTCATGTCGAGGCGCGAGGCACTGCGCAGGCTGGCGCTGCTCGGTATCGGTGTGGGCGCGGCGAGTGCGCTCATCGCCGCGTGCAGTGACAAGAAAGCGGCGACTCCGGCGACTCCGGCGGCCACGGCGGGCACCGGTACCTCGGCCGCCATCGCCCCGCCGCCGGGATCCGAGCACACCCTGCCCACCGCGCCGGTCAATTGGGCGGGCCCGCAGGGCGAACTCGAAGCGGCGTGGAGCGAGGCACCAGAGCCCAAGGGCGGTGTGCTGATCGTGCACGAGAACAAGGGCCTCAACGACTGGACACGATCGGTGGCCGGCCGGTTCGCGGGCAGTGGGTACTCGGCGCTGGCGATCGATCTGCTCTCGCCGCAGGGCGGTACCGGCAGCTTCGCCGATCCGGCCGCGGCCACCGCCGCCCTGGGCAAGATCCCGGCCGCAGACCTGGTGGCCAACCTCAAGTCGGGCGTCGACGAACTGGCCCGGCGGATGCCGGAGCGCAAACTGGCCGCGGTCGGGTTCTGCATGGGTGGCGGGCTGGTCTGGCAGTTGCTGGCCGGCGGCGAGCCGCGCTTGGCGGCCGCCGTACCGTTTTACGGCCCGGCCCCCGAGGGTGCTGATTTCGACGGCTCCAAAGGTGCTGCGGTACTTGGCTTCTACGGGGCCCTCGATGACCGGGTGAACGCGACCGAACCCATCGCCAGGGCGGCGCTGGAGAAGGCCGGTATGGTCCACGAACTGGTCACCGAACCCGATGCGAACCACGCGTTCTTCAACGACACCGGTGAGCGCTACAACGCGGTGGCCGCCGCCGACGCCTGGCAGCGGGTACAGGACTGGTTCTCCAAGTACCTCACCTGA
- a CDS encoding SDR family oxidoreductase, with protein sequence MTPRSLRGRVAVVAGATRGAGRGIAAGLGEAGATVICTGRSSATGNESSDYRRPETIEQTAALVTELGGTGLAIQVDHLDAAQVRGLARRLDAEFGAIDILVNDIWGAEVLKGPPSTWGRPMWEHDLDDGLRILRLGIDTHLITSHCLMPLLVARPGGLVVEITDGTVEYNAENYRLSVFYDLAKVAVNRLAYSQGHELREFGATAVAVTPGWLRSEMMLDAYGVSEADWLHALDIERGDGYPAAPPGFAQSESPRFVGRGVAAIAADPARQRWNQQSVTSAALAAEYGFTDIDGRRPDAWAVS encoded by the coding sequence ATGACGCCTCGCTCGTTGCGCGGCCGGGTCGCGGTCGTCGCGGGCGCAACCCGGGGTGCCGGCCGCGGTATCGCCGCCGGACTCGGCGAGGCCGGTGCCACCGTCATCTGCACCGGACGCAGCAGTGCGACCGGCAATGAAAGCTCCGATTACCGGCGTCCCGAGACCATCGAACAGACCGCCGCACTGGTGACCGAGCTGGGCGGGACGGGGCTGGCCATCCAGGTCGACCACCTCGATGCCGCGCAGGTACGGGGCCTGGCCCGGCGGCTCGATGCGGAATTCGGCGCCATCGACATTCTGGTCAATGACATCTGGGGCGCCGAGGTGCTCAAGGGCCCGCCCTCGACATGGGGCAGACCGATGTGGGAGCACGACCTCGATGACGGCCTGCGCATCCTGCGCCTGGGAATCGACACCCACCTGATCACCTCACACTGCCTGATGCCGCTGCTGGTCGCCCGACCCGGTGGGCTCGTCGTCGAAATCACCGACGGCACAGTTGAATACAATGCCGAGAACTACCGGCTGTCGGTGTTCTACGACCTGGCCAAAGTCGCGGTGAATCGGCTCGCCTACAGCCAGGGCCACGAATTGCGGGAATTCGGCGCCACCGCAGTGGCGGTCACCCCGGGATGGTTGCGTTCGGAGATGATGCTGGATGCCTACGGCGTCTCCGAGGCCGATTGGCTGCACGCCCTCGACATCGAACGCGGGGACGGGTACCCGGCCGCACCGCCCGGCTTCGCGCAGTCCGAATCCCCCCGTTTCGTGGGCCGCGGCGTTGCAGCGATCGCTGCCGACCCGGCCCGGCAGCGGTGGAATCAGCAGTCGGTCACCTCGGCGGCCCTGGCCGCCGAATACGGTTTCACCGATATCGACGGCCGCCGGCCCGATGCCTGGGCGGTGTCCTGA
- a CDS encoding FUSC family protein has protein sequence MPADASSAAGPGFGALFRMRPSPPRWPMGVRAAVSAAVPILIGWATGDLGAGLIAALGAFTCRFGGDRPYLNRGTQLAVIAVTLAAAVTLGAWVAPIPWLAVTVVSVIAATAVWLCAALSVGPPGAYIFVIVCAAGVGVSASQLPPWQIGLLVLAGGALAWTTQMAGAFLDFRGPEKAAVAAAGDAVAACAEHPEDPAVRDRAASALYRAWNVLVSYQPLAARPGGTLDRLRDANHALHVLFSTTLRAADTARPVPPGCAATVRAVARLDLDPAGIAVRDRDRRALRPPPIPELLRQALAPGAHTRRVMLRVAVAAPLAGATAAITGVGHVYWAIAAAVLVLHTGIDRTATLRRGTERLVGTWIGLALAAAVLVVHPQGPWLALVVAALQFVIEILVTRNYTLASVFITAAALTASTAAHPVDVGPVIVDRGLDTLIGCAIGIAVYLFTAPRQEAGRLSAAVADTLAEVATVARYLCDDTPAALAARAARRDLQRAILDLGAAYGAALGGTAGQRALAQQLTATVSAAESLGYLMVTSCWAAEDGATTPLAEVDADKYVAALGELSRKARTGAAISEELALLTPTISAGPGHPDAPPIE, from the coding sequence GTGCCCGCCGACGCCTCATCCGCGGCCGGACCGGGGTTCGGCGCCCTGTTCCGGATGCGGCCGTCCCCGCCCCGTTGGCCGATGGGTGTGCGGGCCGCTGTCAGCGCCGCCGTCCCCATCCTGATCGGTTGGGCCACCGGCGATCTCGGTGCCGGCCTGATCGCCGCCCTCGGCGCGTTCACCTGCCGCTTCGGTGGCGACCGGCCGTATCTCAACCGCGGCACACAGCTGGCCGTCATCGCGGTGACGCTCGCGGCCGCGGTGACGCTGGGCGCATGGGTGGCCCCGATCCCATGGTTGGCGGTCACCGTCGTATCGGTCATCGCCGCGACGGCGGTGTGGTTGTGCGCAGCCCTGTCCGTCGGCCCTCCCGGTGCCTACATCTTCGTGATCGTCTGCGCCGCGGGAGTGGGGGTTTCGGCATCGCAGCTTCCGCCGTGGCAGATCGGATTACTGGTGCTCGCCGGCGGCGCGCTCGCCTGGACCACACAGATGGCCGGGGCGTTCCTCGATTTCCGCGGACCGGAGAAGGCCGCGGTGGCTGCGGCAGGAGATGCTGTGGCGGCCTGTGCCGAGCATCCCGAGGACCCCGCTGTGCGGGACCGCGCGGCAAGCGCCTTGTATCGGGCGTGGAACGTGCTGGTCAGCTACCAGCCGCTGGCGGCGCGCCCCGGTGGCACGCTGGACCGGCTGCGGGACGCCAATCATGCTCTGCACGTACTCTTCTCGACCACGCTGCGTGCCGCAGACACGGCGCGGCCGGTACCACCGGGATGCGCGGCCACTGTGCGGGCCGTGGCACGCCTGGACCTGGACCCTGCCGGTATCGCGGTCCGCGACCGGGACCGCCGCGCTCTGCGTCCGCCCCCCATTCCGGAGTTGCTGCGCCAGGCCCTCGCCCCCGGCGCGCACACCCGGCGGGTGATGTTGCGCGTGGCGGTGGCCGCTCCCCTGGCCGGCGCCACGGCGGCGATCACCGGTGTCGGGCACGTGTACTGGGCGATTGCGGCGGCGGTGCTCGTCCTGCACACCGGTATCGACCGCACCGCGACACTGCGACGCGGCACCGAACGGCTGGTTGGCACGTGGATCGGGTTGGCGCTGGCCGCCGCGGTCCTGGTGGTACACCCGCAAGGTCCGTGGCTGGCCTTGGTGGTCGCCGCGCTGCAGTTCGTCATCGAGATCCTGGTGACCCGCAACTACACGCTGGCCAGTGTGTTCATCACCGCCGCCGCACTGACCGCCTCCACCGCGGCGCACCCCGTCGATGTCGGCCCGGTCATCGTCGACCGCGGCCTGGACACCCTGATCGGCTGCGCGATCGGCATCGCGGTATACCTGTTCACCGCGCCGCGCCAGGAAGCGGGCCGCCTCAGCGCGGCGGTGGCCGACACCCTGGCTGAGGTGGCGACCGTGGCGCGGTACCTGTGTGACGACACCCCGGCCGCCCTGGCGGCGCGCGCGGCCCGACGAGACCTGCAACGGGCCATCCTCGACCTGGGTGCCGCATACGGCGCCGCACTCGGCGGAACCGCCGGCCAGCGCGCGCTGGCGCAGCAACTCACCGCGACGGTCAGCGCCGCCGAGAGCCTGGGCTATCTCATGGTGACCAGCTGCTGGGCCGCCGAGGACGGCGCCACCACACCGTTGGCCGAGGTCGACGCTGACAAGTATGTCGCCGCGCTGGGAGAACTCTCCCGGAAAGCGCGGACCGGAGCAGCGATCTCGGAGGAACTGGCGCTGCTGACGCCGACGATCAGCGCGGGCCCCGGCCACCCGGATGCCCCGCCCATCGAGTAG
- a CDS encoding N-acyl-D-amino-acid deacylase family protein has translation MTHNTFDTIIRGGRWFDGTGAPSAVRNIGIRAGHVVAVSADELDATGCAEVIDADGKWVLPGMLDIHTHYDVEILGGPALTESLRHGVTTVMLGSCSLSTIHVDGQEAGDLFGRVEAIPREHVISAVAGNKTWDSAEGYVEALEKLPLGPNVAAFLGHSDMRTAIMGLDRATRHSERPTRREQARMERMLTEALNAGFVGMSSQQLLFDKIDGEVCRSRTLPSTYARPRELRRLKSLLRRSGRVLQSGPDIANPVNLASQLAQSLGLFRNPLKTSLLSAADVKSNPYAVKILGPLARAVNALGGNFRWQHLPVPFEVYADGIDLVVFEEFGTGAAALHLRDEVERNELLRDPEYRRQFRKDYENKFGVRVWQRDFFDADIVACPDTSVIGRSFGQVATNRGVHPVDAFLDLVLEHGRALRWRTTISNHRPEVLKKLAREPGIQMGFSDAGAHLRNMAFYNMGLRLLRHVYDAEKAGRPFMTIEAAVHRLTGELADWYRLDAGHLRVGDRADAVIIDPARLDAELETYAEEPVEQYGGLSRMVNRNDDTVCAVLVGGRLVFAAGAATELVGRRRTGRFLRAAHRAPALPVQKGELSSVS, from the coding sequence GTGACCCACAACACTTTCGACACCATCATTCGCGGCGGCCGCTGGTTCGACGGAACCGGTGCCCCCTCGGCGGTGCGCAATATCGGCATCCGTGCCGGCCACGTCGTGGCCGTCAGCGCAGATGAGCTCGACGCCACCGGGTGCGCCGAGGTCATCGACGCGGACGGCAAGTGGGTGCTGCCCGGCATGCTCGACATCCACACCCACTACGACGTCGAGATCCTCGGCGGCCCCGCGCTCACCGAATCCCTGCGCCACGGCGTGACGACGGTCATGCTGGGCTCCTGCTCGCTGTCGACCATCCACGTCGACGGGCAGGAGGCCGGTGACCTGTTCGGCCGGGTGGAGGCCATCCCCCGGGAACACGTCATCTCCGCGGTCGCCGGCAACAAGACCTGGGACAGCGCCGAGGGGTATGTCGAAGCGCTGGAGAAGCTGCCCCTGGGCCCCAATGTCGCCGCCTTCCTCGGGCATTCCGATATGCGCACCGCGATCATGGGTCTGGACCGGGCCACCCGCCACTCCGAGCGCCCGACGCGGCGCGAGCAGGCCCGGATGGAGCGGATGCTGACCGAGGCACTCAATGCCGGATTCGTCGGAATGTCCTCGCAACAACTGCTTTTCGACAAGATCGACGGCGAGGTGTGCCGGTCTCGCACGTTGCCGTCCACCTACGCCAGACCGCGCGAACTACGCCGACTCAAGTCACTGCTACGACGCAGCGGACGCGTGCTGCAGTCAGGCCCCGATATCGCCAACCCGGTCAATCTGGCCTCGCAGCTGGCCCAGTCGCTGGGCCTGTTCCGCAACCCGCTCAAGACCAGCCTGCTCTCGGCCGCCGACGTGAAGTCCAATCCCTACGCCGTGAAGATCCTGGGCCCGCTCGCCCGGGCGGTGAACGCGCTCGGCGGCAACTTCCGCTGGCAGCACCTGCCGGTCCCGTTCGAGGTGTACGCCGACGGCATCGACCTGGTGGTCTTCGAGGAGTTCGGTACCGGCGCCGCCGCCTTGCATCTGCGCGACGAGGTGGAACGCAACGAGCTACTGCGTGACCCCGAGTACCGCAGGCAGTTCCGCAAGGACTACGAGAACAAGTTCGGTGTGCGGGTTTGGCAGCGTGACTTCTTCGACGCCGATATCGTCGCCTGCCCGGATACGTCGGTGATCGGCAGATCCTTCGGACAGGTGGCCACCAACCGCGGGGTGCACCCCGTCGACGCGTTCCTCGACCTGGTGCTCGAGCACGGCCGCGCGCTGCGCTGGCGCACGACCATCTCCAACCATCGCCCCGAGGTGCTCAAGAAGCTTGCCCGCGAGCCGGGGATCCAGATGGGCTTCTCCGATGCCGGGGCCCACCTACGCAACATGGCCTTCTACAACATGGGTCTGCGGCTGCTGCGGCATGTGTACGACGCCGAGAAGGCCGGCCGGCCGTTCATGACGATCGAGGCGGCGGTGCACCGACTCACCGGTGAGCTGGCCGATTGGTACCGCCTCGACGCCGGCCACCTGCGCGTCGGGGACCGCGCGGACGCCGTGATCATCGATCCGGCCCGGCTGGATGCCGAGCTGGAGACCTATGCCGAGGAACCCGTCGAACAGTACGGCGGGCTGTCCCGCATGGTGAACCGCAATGACGACACCGTATGCGCCGTGCTCGTCGGTGGCCGGTTGGTGTTCGCCGCCGGCGCGGCCACCGAGCTGGTCGGGCGCCGGCGCACCGGGCGATTCCTGCGGGCTGCCCACCGCGCCCCCGCGCTGCCGGTGCAGAAGGGCGAATTGTCCAGTGTCAGCTGA
- a CDS encoding limonene-1,2-epoxide hydrolase family protein — MWKALSERDWDAVKSHLADDCIYADMPVGPAASARGPEDIVKRLKIGLEPLASYVNHDGLLVADGATVMYEHSETWEWRTGETAVLRFVTVHHVQNDRITLWKDYWDMSALVNFAPSTWLDDLARADMSWIYDATGQI, encoded by the coding sequence ATGTGGAAGGCGTTGTCCGAGCGTGACTGGGACGCCGTCAAGTCACACCTGGCCGACGACTGCATCTACGCCGACATGCCGGTCGGCCCCGCGGCCTCGGCGCGCGGTCCCGAAGACATCGTCAAGCGGCTCAAGATCGGCCTTGAACCACTGGCCTCCTATGTCAATCACGACGGGCTGCTGGTCGCCGACGGCGCCACCGTGATGTACGAGCATTCCGAGACCTGGGAATGGCGCACCGGCGAGACCGCCGTTCTGCGGTTCGTCACCGTGCACCACGTCCAGAACGACCGGATCACCCTATGGAAGGACTACTGGGACATGAGTGCGCTGGTGAACTTCGCGCCGTCGACGTGGTTGGACGACCTCGCCCGCGCCGATATGTCCTGGATCTACGACGCCACCGGCCAGATCTGA
- a CDS encoding protein disulfide oxidoreductase — protein sequence MTSRIRHLALIVAAAALLLGVTAPPALADDRLQFTGTTLSGSPFNGASLQGRPAVLWFWTPWCPFCNQEAPNVSHVAAANPGVTFVGVAARSDVAAMQGFVSKYNLNFTNLNDADGSLWARFNVPWQPAYLFVKPDGTSSFVNNPTSAMSEQELSDRVAALKS from the coding sequence ATGACCTCTCGAATCCGCCACCTCGCGCTCATCGTCGCGGCAGCCGCGCTGCTGCTCGGTGTTACCGCACCCCCGGCCCTGGCCGACGACCGTCTTCAGTTCACCGGGACCACGCTCTCGGGTAGCCCCTTCAACGGCGCCAGCTTGCAGGGCCGCCCGGCCGTGCTCTGGTTCTGGACACCGTGGTGCCCGTTCTGCAATCAGGAAGCACCCAATGTCAGCCACGTCGCCGCGGCCAATCCCGGGGTGACGTTCGTCGGTGTGGCCGCCCGCTCAGATGTGGCCGCCATGCAGGGCTTCGTGTCCAAGTACAACCTCAACTTCACCAACCTCAACGACGCCGACGGATCCCTGTGGGCCCGGTTCAATGTGCCGTGGCAGCCCGCCTACCTGTTCGTGAAGCCGGATGGCACCTCGTCTTTCGTCAACAACCCGACCTCGGCGATGTCCGAACAGGAACTCTCCGACCGGGTCGCCGCGCTCAAGTCCTGA
- a CDS encoding cytochrome c biogenesis CcdA family protein, whose translation MNPDLVGLAFSAGLVAALNPCGFAMLPAYLALVVQPDGGPGRAVGRALGATAAMTLGVVVVFAGFGTLAVSVASTIQRYLPYATVAIGVVLLLLGLWMLLGRRVGLPIGAGARWAPTARIGSMVGYGAGFALASLSCTVGPFLAVTAGAARAGSARDASLVYLAYAAGFALIVGALAVSVALASSALLDRMRRIVLYVNRIGGVILVVVGAYVAYYGVYEIRLFTSGAGPADPVITAAGRVQSAVAGWVHQHGSWPWLLLLLVGAVLTATTVRYRRRPD comes from the coding sequence ATGAACCCAGACCTCGTGGGCCTGGCGTTCAGTGCCGGGCTGGTGGCCGCCCTGAACCCGTGCGGATTCGCCATGCTGCCGGCGTACCTGGCGCTGGTGGTGCAGCCGGACGGCGGCCCCGGCCGGGCCGTCGGGAGGGCGCTGGGGGCCACGGCGGCGATGACGCTGGGTGTGGTGGTGGTGTTCGCGGGGTTCGGCACGCTCGCCGTGTCGGTGGCCTCCACCATCCAGCGTTATCTCCCCTACGCCACGGTGGCGATCGGGGTGGTGCTGCTGTTGCTGGGCCTCTGGATGCTGTTGGGCCGGCGAGTGGGCTTACCGATCGGCGCCGGTGCACGCTGGGCACCCACCGCCCGGATCGGGTCCATGGTCGGCTACGGCGCAGGTTTCGCCCTCGCCTCACTGTCGTGCACGGTGGGACCGTTCCTGGCGGTGACGGCAGGTGCGGCGCGGGCGGGGTCCGCGCGTGACGCGTCCCTGGTGTACCTGGCGTACGCGGCCGGTTTCGCCCTCATCGTCGGGGCGCTGGCGGTGTCGGTGGCGCTGGCCAGCTCTGCACTACTCGACCGAATGCGCCGAATTGTGCTCTATGTCAACAGGATCGGCGGCGTGATACTCGTCGTCGTGGGTGCCTACGTGGCGTATTACGGCGTCTACGAGATCCGGTTGTTCACTTCCGGCGCGGGCCCCGCGGATCCGGTGATCACCGCGGCCGGCCGGGTCCAGTCCGCCGTGGCCGGCTGGGTACATCAGCATGGGAGTTGGCCATGGCTACTTCTGCTCCTGGTGGGCGCGGTACTCACCGCGACAACAGTGCGATACCGGCGACGACCAGACTGA
- a CDS encoding carboxymuconolactone decarboxylase family protein — translation MSRIGDFADDDAAAWVRKSPDIGVAMAGFTNAVYTKNRLPMRVRELARMVIALDNECVVCQNTRDSDGIAAGVDEDLYDHAHEWRSWSGYSAQERVAAEFAERFARDHTALRDDEEFWQRCSAEFDDELLTDLALSCAMWLGMGRMLRTLDIGQACKITL, via the coding sequence ATGAGTCGAATCGGAGATTTTGCCGACGATGACGCCGCCGCATGGGTGCGCAAATCTCCCGATATCGGGGTCGCGATGGCCGGTTTCACGAACGCGGTCTACACCAAGAACCGTCTCCCGATGCGGGTCCGCGAGCTGGCCCGGATGGTGATCGCCCTGGACAACGAATGCGTGGTGTGCCAGAACACGCGCGATTCGGATGGCATCGCCGCAGGGGTCGACGAAGATCTCTACGACCACGCCCACGAGTGGCGAAGCTGGTCCGGCTACAGCGCGCAGGAGCGGGTTGCCGCGGAGTTCGCGGAACGATTCGCGCGCGATCACACCGCCTTACGTGACGATGAGGAGTTTTGGCAGCGCTGTTCGGCCGAATTCGACGACGAACTGCTGACCGATCTGGCGCTGTCCTGTGCCATGTGGCTCGGGATGGGCCGGATGCTGCGCACCCTCGATATCGGCCAGGCTTGCAAGATCACCCTCTGA
- the bfr gene encoding bacterioferritin — translation MQGDPEVLKLLNEQLTSELTAINQYFLHSKMQDNWGFSELAQHTREESIEEMHHAEWITDRILLLDGLPNYQRLFSLRVGQTLREQFEADLAIEYEVVARLRPGVIMCREKQDAVSAKLFEDILADEEKHIDYLETQLELMDKLGEALYSAQCVSRPPK, via the coding sequence ATGCAAGGCGATCCGGAAGTTCTGAAACTGCTCAACGAGCAGTTGACAAGCGAACTCACGGCGATCAATCAGTATTTTCTGCATTCGAAGATGCAGGACAATTGGGGATTCAGCGAATTAGCGCAACACACGCGCGAAGAATCCATCGAGGAAATGCACCACGCGGAATGGATCACCGACCGCATTCTGCTCCTCGACGGTCTCCCGAACTATCAGCGATTGTTCTCGCTGCGAGTCGGCCAGACGCTGCGCGAGCAGTTCGAGGCCGACCTCGCGATCGAGTACGAGGTGGTGGCCCGACTGCGGCCGGGTGTCATCATGTGCCGTGAGAAGCAGGATGCGGTGTCGGCCAAGCTTTTCGAGGACATCCTCGCCGACGAGGAGAAGCACATCGACTACCTGGAAACGCAGCTGGAGCTGATGGACAAGCTCGGCGAGGCGCTGTACTCGGCGCAGTGCGTTTCGCGTCCACCCAAGTAA